Below is a genomic region from Fusobacterium canifelinum.
GTGCAGATAATTCATCTGTATATTTTCCTAAATTTACTGCTTTTATAGTTACATCTAATTGTGCATTATCACCATTTTCTTCAACTTTATTAATTTTATATGTTGTTTTTTCACTTATTTTTAATATTGTTTTAAAAGGTTCAACACTTCCTTCTTCTCTTTTAATAAGATCATTCTGAAATTCTTTAAAAAAATTTTCAAAAGTTTTTTGTGAACTTGGTTTTCCACAAGCTACTAGCATTAGAAACATACAAGTTAATATGATATAACAAAATACTTTTTTCATTTATTTATTCCTCTTTATTATATTATAGACCTATTAAATTTCCTGCTCCACCTAAAGTTGCAGATACTATATCATTTGGATTTGTTATTCTCCATCCATCTTCCATTTTTTGCATTTGTACATTTACTTCTGTTTCAACATATTCTACATTTTTATCATTTACTATATTTGAAAAATAATCAACAGAGAATTTATTAAATTCTTCTTGTTTATCAGCTGATACATTTACTCCATATTTTTCTGTTGCAGCTGCTACATATTCATTTATATATTTACCTAAATTTACTGCTTTTATAGTTACATTTAATTCTGAATTATCGCCTTTTTCTTCAACTTTATTGACTGTGTATGTAGCTTTGCTAATTATTTCTGCCATTTTCTTTGAACCTTCATCAGCACCTTCCATTTGTTTAGTTAGTACAGAATTGAATTCTTTAAACCTTTCTTCAAACGCCTTTTGTGAATCTGGTTTTCCACAAGCCACTAACATTAATACTGCAAAACTTAAAACTAGATAACGAAAAATTTTTTTCATCTATTTCTCCTCCTTAAAATTTAACAATGTATATATACTAACATATATTTAAGAAATTTTAAAGTAATTATTATAGATTAATTATGTGGTATACCTACAAATTCTTCTAAACCACCAAATATACCAATTAAAATATCATCTGTATTTTTTACTTTCCATTCTCCATTAATTTTTTCCATATATATTTTTACATTTGTTTCAATATAATCTAAATCTTTTTTTGATAAATCAGAAAAATAATTAACAGTTGCCTTAGTAAAAGCTTCTTCACCCATATTAGATTCTACTAATGGTTTTAAAGATATCATAAATTCAGTTAAATATTTTGTTAAATTTACTGCTTTTATAGTTACATCAAGTTCAGATACATTCCCATTTTCTTCAACCTTATTAATTACATATGTAGCTTTTTGCAAAATTTTCCCCATCATTTTTGCAGCTTCATTATTGCCTTCATTCATTTTTTTATCTATTTCTGCCATAGTTTCTTTAAAACCTTTTTCAAATGCTTTTTGTGAATCTGGTTTTCCACAAGCAACTAACATTAATAATGTAAAACTTAATAATATATAACTAAAAATCTTCTTCATAATATAATTCCTCCTTAAAAAAATTTATCATATACTATCATAAATTTAAGAAATTTTAAAGTGCTATTTAATCTTTATAGAACAACTATACCTTATAAAAATTGATAAATATTTTTACAACTATGTTATAATTATTCTATATAAATAATAAAAATGTAGTAGGTGTTTAGAAACATGTTAAAAAATAAATCAAATTATGAAATAAAATTTATTGATGAAATTACATTAAAAAAAAATTATTGATAAAGATAATTTTTTTGAAATTGGATATTGTGAAAAATTAGAAATATATATGATGTTTGTTTTTATTTTTTGGATTGCTGGATATTACAGATATTACAAAATAAATGAAGAGGATTATAATTTATATAAAGATAATCCTCAATTATTTTATAAAAAATATGAAAATGAAATTAAACAAAATAATGATGGTTATACAGAAAATTTTATTGGCTCGCAAGCTCTTAGAGATTATGATGGTGCAAGGAATTTCCATAACTCTTATCCTATGAGAGACAATGTTGAAAATCCATTTCAACATTATGTTTATATAAATGGTGTTTTATTTGCAAGAATAGTATGGGAAA
It encodes:
- a CDS encoding LptM family lipoprotein — encoded protein: MKKIFSYILLSFTLLMLVACGKPDSQKAFEKGFKETMAEIDKKMNEGNNEAAKMMGKILQKATYVINKVEENGNVSELDVTIKAVNLTKYLTEFMISLKPLVESNMGEEAFTKATVNYFSDLSKKDLDYIETNVKIYMEKINGEWKVKNTDDILIGIFGGLEEFVGIPHN
- a CDS encoding DUF5105 domain-containing protein → MKKIFRYLVLSFAVLMLVACGKPDSQKAFEERFKEFNSVLTKQMEGADEGSKKMAEIISKATYTVNKVEEKGDNSELNVTIKAVNLGKYINEYVAAATEKYGVNVSADKQEEFNKFSVDYFSNIVNDKNVEYVETEVNVQMQKMEDGWRITNPNDIVSATLGGAGNLIGL
- a CDS encoding DUF5105 domain-containing protein; the protein is MKKVFCYIILTCMFLMLVACGKPSSQKTFENFFKEFQNDLIKREEGSVEPFKTILKISEKTTYKINKVEENGDNAQLDVTIKAVNLGKYTDELSAHLEATASAELTEEEINQKAVDYFTELLKSEKKLEFTETNIQVQMKKISGKWNILNTDDIYTAIAGNPVTVEIVP